Sequence from the Bacillus sp. BGMRC 2118 genome:
GTCCACGTTGGAAATACGCCCGAACTTCATCTGTTTCAGTTACTTGAGTAAAGCCTAATTCCAACACAATTTTGACAATGTTTTTATGCATATTATAGTAGATTCCACTAATCTCTATCGCATTTAATGGTCTTCTATTGCCCAAAAATCCAGTTAGAAAACTTTGCTTTTCAACAAAATCAATTTTTTCCTTCGGAGCAATATGTGGTGGTCGGCTAAAAATACCTTTACTTAGCATGACGTCCATAATTCGATCATAGAGCTCCATTGCTTCTTTATTACATGAGATAAAGTATTTTCTTTGATCGGCTCTTGCAGATGTACCAACTGCACCTGCGTAGCCGGTTAAACCATGTAATGTCATCACATGATAATATACGAGCATAAACGTATCGGTGAACAAAGGGGGGGCGTCATAATTTACATCTAACTTAGTAAACCCCTTTGGTATTGGAAAGTTCTCCTTTTTGAGAAATTCTCTTATTTTAGAGAGATGACCTTTTGATAACGATAAGGCAAATTCTAGAATCTCCTTTATATCAGGATCATCTACAGTTTTAATAAAATAACTTGTGACCGCTGCCCCCATACTATCATTCATATACTGAGTCCACAGATTTGCAATTTCAGATGATGACATTGGAACGTTGTGACTGATTTGTTTCATGTTAACCCCTCTTAATATACCTTTTTTATGAGCTTAGTCTTACCAGAATAAGATGATTATATAAGGATGTTGAACCCGAGGGCGATGGACTGAAGGAATGTAAAAGGCTAGCCCCTTCTATACAAAAGGAGACTAGCCTTATTTCTTCGTACTATTTTTCATTGTTTTTTTCTTCGTTTGCAAGCTCCATCATCTTTTCTAACAAGATATGTTGTGGCATATGCATGAGTTTTTCAATGGGTACACCGAGCTTTTCAGATAATCTGATTGCTGTTTCAGGTGAAATTTGTAATGGTCTCATTTTATTTCCTCCTTACTATAGTAGAATATAGGAAGATAAAAACATTCTCAAGCACAATATAAAAGGAGGTTACATTATGACGAAAATATTTGGTCATAGAGGTGCTGCTGGCACACATCCCGAAAATACAATGATTTCATTTATTGCGGCAGAGCGGGCATCTGCTGATGGTATTGAGTTAGATGTACAGTTATCAAAGGATGGAGAAATTGTTGTGATCCATGATGAGACTCTTGATCGAACAACAACAGGAACCGGCTTAATAAAAGATCATACATTAAAGGAAATTCGATCGTTTGATGCGAGTTATAAGTTTCCTGATTATGGTGTTTGTAAAGTTCCATCGTTAGATGAAGTGTTTAATTGGTCCCTTTCAAATAATTTGTTTATTAATGTAGAATTGAAAAATAGTGAATTTCCTTATGAAGGACTTGAGGAGAAGGTAATACAATTAATTAGAACCTACCACTATGAGAAGCGGATCATTATCTCTTCTTTTAATCATAAGAGCCTTGAGAAGTGTATAAAAATAGCACCTGAAATTGAAGTAGGTGTGCTATTCAACAAAAAGAAGAAAGATCCATGGGAATATGCGAAGAGAATCGGTGCAAAATCAATTCACCCGAACTATCGCATTATATCCAATTCTGATATCATAAAGTCTCAGGAAAAAGGTGTTTCAGTGCGTCCGTATACTGTTAACAAACAAAAAGAAATGGAAAGACTCCTGTCAATAAAGTGTGAATCGATTATTACGGATTATCCTGAAAAGGCTGTTTCGTTAAGGGAAAAGTATTGAAACGATAGAAAAAAGCCACTTGAGATACAGCTCAAATGGCTTTTTTCTATGTTAATACTCTTATTTACGTTGCATAAATCTATTTTGAATTTTATTTCGCTTACGATCTCGGTAAAAAATAAAACTCCCAATCAAATATAATCCACCTACAAGGCAAATGACACCCAGTAAAAATTGTAGACTAAGCGAAGGGATAGGTGCTTGTAATACTCCAAACGACATATCTCTTATTAATTTAATCCCGAGTGCAGCTAATCCGACTGGGATAAGTACTAGTATTAGTGCTATAAAACGTAACATAATGAGTCCCTTTCTAAAAGAATAGTCTTACTTCTTATTATAATGTAAAAATGATATGAAGGAAATTGCCAAAACTTACAATTCAGTGTACAATACTTATGTGCAATATTTTGCAATTAGGAGTGTCTTAGTATGCAAAAAGTGTTATTAGTTGGAGCCGGAAAAGGTGGAACTGCAATATTACGTCTCCTTAAGGAAACAGAGATTATGGAGATCACAGCAGTTGTGGATATTAATAAAGATGCACCAGGATTAGAGATAGCGAAAGAATTAGGAATTGAAACGAGTGCTAGCTGGGAAAAGTGTTTGACAGATGAGATTGACATTATTATTGAAGCAACTGGTAATGAAGAAGTGTTTAAAGCAATTCGGGAAAAGCGTAGTCAAAAAACAGTTCTAATACCAGGCACGGTTGCTCATTTTATATCAAAGCTGATAGAAGAGAAAGAATTGCTAATTAATGAATTAACTCATCAGTCATATAAATACAACTTAATCTTCAACTCTACCCACGACGGTATGATTGTAGTCGATATCGATGGTAAGATTATTTTGTTTAATCGCAGTGCTGAAAAGGTCATAGGGATGAAGAAAGAACATGCGATTGGCCAGGATATTGCAACTATCATTCCTACAACGGAGTTACCAAGAGTATTGCAAACTCGTCAAATCGAAAAGAATAAAGAGCTGTTACTTGAAAACGGTAAGAAGGTTATCACAACAAGGATACCAATCGTAACTGATTCTGGTACTCTTTTAGGGGCTTTCTCAGTATTTAAAGATATTACAGAGGTTGTCAATTTAGCAGAGGAAATAACCAACTTAAAGGATATTCAAACGATGCTCGAGGCTATTATACAATCATCAGAAGAGGCAATTTCTGTTGTAGATGAAGACGGTAAAGGGATTCTTATCAATCCTGCATACACGAGAATTACAGGACTTACAAAAGAAAATGTTGTTGGAATGCCTGCTACAGCAGATATATCCGAAGGTGAAAGTATGCATATGCAGGTACTTCAGACTAGAAGACCTGTTAGAGGAGCGAGAATGAGGGTTGGTCCGAATCACCGTGATGTTATTGTTAATGTTGCCCCAATTATTGTTGATGGTAAACTAAAAGGCAGTGTAGGTGTTATTCACGACGTCTCAGAAATACACTCGCTAACAAATGAGTTGAAAAGAGCAAGACAGATTATTCGAACGTTAGAGGCGAAATATTCCTTTGATGACATTATTGGTAACTCAGAAGAGATGACGTTCGCAATTGAACAGGCAAAACTTGGAGCTAAAACTCCTGCAACAGTATTGCTAAGAGGGGAATCGGGCACAGGAAAAGAATTATTTGCCCATGCTATTCATAATGGAAGCGATCGGAAATTCAATAAATTTATTCGTGTGAATTGCGCAGCTATATCTGAATCGTTATTGGAAAGTGAACTGTTTGGTTATGATGAAGGTGCCTTCTCGGGAGCAAAACGAGGAGGGAAAACTGGTTATTTTGAGGAAGCGAACAATGGAAGTATTTTTTTAGATGAGATAGGGGAATTGTCTGCAGGAATGCAGGCTAAATTGCTGCGTGTTTTACAAGAACATGAAATTATTCGGGTAGGGGGAACGAAGCCTATTTCAATCAATGTTCGTGTAATTGCTGCAACTAATGTTAATCTGGAAAAAGGAATTGCAAATGGGACGTTCAGAGAGGATTTATATTATCGATTAAATCGACTTCCTATTCATATTCCGCCACTCCGGCAACGTAAACAAGATATACCAAACTTATGTCATTACTTATTACATAAAATAAATCAAGATTATGGAAGAGTAATTGAAGGAATAGCTGATGAAGCAACCCGTTACCTAATGGAATATCATTGGCCAGGTAATGTCCGCGAACTGGAAAATATTCTTGGCAGAGCTGTTATCTATATGAAACCCAATGAGACAAAAATAGAATTATCTCACATTCCTAAATTAGAGCCACAAGGGCAAGCTAAAAAAGAACAAGAACACAGTGAAATACAAGTTAGAACGCTAAATGATATGGTTGAAGAATATGAAGCGAACATATTATCAAGGGTTATACAGCAAAATAACGGAAATAAAACAGTAACAGCCAAGCAATTAAATATTTCACTGCGAAGTTTATACTATAAGTTAGAAAAATATCATATTTTGCAAAAATGAGCGTGCAATTTTTTTCATGATATGCAAGAAATTGCATGGATAGAAAAAACGATAAAGCGTTTTCATTACTTATAAAAGTTGGCACGATTCTTGCTTATATAATAAATGGGTGCATAGATTAGCTAATCAGGTAAGATTCTGAACGACTAAGAAAAAGGGGTTGAAAACATACATGAAGCTTGACACTCTCATTGAAAATGCAACCCGCTATAATGGGAAGGTTGTTGCAGTAGCAGCGGCTGAAGATGAAGAAGTTATTGAGGCAGTACAACTAGCGCTAAAACAAAACATCGCTTCTTTCCTTTTATTCGGTAATGAAACCGAAATCAAAAGTTTACTAACGAAGCATGGTATTGAGAGAAATGAACATATCACCATCCATCATGCTAATACACAGGATCGTGCGGCTGAATTAGCGGTTAAAGCAGTCAGTTCTAATGATGCGGATATCTTGATGAAAGGAAACATACCGACATCAACGATATTAAAGGCTGTATTAAACAAGGATTATGGCTTGCGAACTGGTAGTGTATTGTCACATGTCGCAGCGTTTGAAGTAGCTGATTTCGAACAATTGCTATTCGTAACAGATGCAGCAATGAATATTGCTCCTACTTTGGCAGAGAAAGCTCAAATTGTACAAAATACAGTGAATGTTGCCAATTCAATAGGAATTACAACACCAAAAGTTGCACCAATAGCTGCAGTTGAAGTGGTAAATCCCAATATGCAAGCAACGTTGGATGCTGCAATACTTAGTCAAATGCAAAAAAGAGGACAAATTAAAGGCTGTATTGTAGATGGTCCATTGGCACTAGATAATGCAGTTTCAATGAATGCTGCAGAACATAAAGGAATCACAGGTGAAGTAGCAGGACAAGCAGATATTCTGCTCGTTCCAACAATCGAAGTAGGGAACGTTTTATATAAATCATTAATCTACTTTGCAAAGGCTAAAGTTGGAGCAATGATTGCAGGAGCAAAGGCACCAATCGTGTTAACTTCTAGAGCTGACTCAGCTGAAAGTAAGTTATATTCACTTGCTTTAGCAGTTTGTTCTGTTGCAAATAAATAATTAAAAGGTAATTTGGGGAGGAAACGAAAATGGAATTATTCAAGTATATGGAAACTTATGATTATGAACAATTAGTGTTATGTCAGGATAAAGAATCTGGCCTAAAAGCAATTATCTGTATTCACGATACGACATTAGGACCAGCTCTTGGTGGTACTCGTATGTGGACTTACGCATCAGAAGAAGCAGCTATAGAAGATGCCCTTCGTTTAGCGAAAGGAATGACATACAAAAATGCAGCAGCAGGTCTAAATCTTGGTGGTGGTAAGACGGTTATCATCGGAGACCCACGTAAAGATAAGAATGAAGCGATGTTCCGTGCTTTTGGACGTTACATTCAAGGGTTAAATGGTCGTTACATTACTGCAGAAGATGTAGGAACAACTGTTGCTGATATGGACCTTATTTACGAAGAAACTGAATATGTAACTGGTATTTCACCAGCATTTGGTTCTTCAGGGAACCCATCACCTGTAACTGCTTACGGTGTATATCGCGGAATGAAGGCTGCGGCAAAAGAAGCGTTTGGTACAGATTCTTTAGAGGGTAAAGTGATTGCGATTCAAGGTGTAGGAAATGTTGCTTACAACCTTTGTCGTCACCTACATGAAGAAGGTGCAAGCCTGATTGTTACAGACATTAACAAAGAGGCTGTTGCAAGAGTTGTTGAGGAATTTGGAGCTAAAGCGGTAGATCCAGATGAAATCTACAACGTAGATTGTGATATTTATGCACCATGTGCATTAGGAGCAACAATCAATGATGAAACAATTCCACAATTAAAGGCAAAAGTAGTAGCAGGTGCTGCAAACAATCAATTAAAAGAAGCACGTCATGGTGACATCCTGCAAGAGATGGGTATTGTATATGCGCCAGATTATGTAATCAATGCGGGTGGAGTAATCAACGTAGCAGATGAATTATACGGATATAACCGTGAACGTGCGATGAAAAAAGTAGAAACAATTTATGACAATATTGAGAGAGTTATCTCTATTTCAAAGCGTGACGGTATTCCTACTTATGTAGCAGCAGATCGTCTTGCTGAAGAAAGAATTAATACAATGAAAAACTCTAGAAGCCAATTCCTACAAAATAATAAGCATATTTTAAGCCGTAGAATTGGACGTTAATGACTAAATTTTTTTAGACAGAGGTAAGCTTGAGGTGTGGGAGGACAGACAACAGGATATCACATCATCCCACCTCTCACCTCACAAACCCTCTCTACAGGAGGAATCAACATTGCAAGAAAATGAATACCGAATTTTAGTTATCAATCCTGGCTCTACTTCCACAAAAATAGGTGTCTATTCAGATGAGGTATCAATCTTTGAGAAAACGATACGCCACGATGCAGAAACCATTTCTTCTTATCCAAATATCATTGATCAATATGAATTCCGTAAGAACACAATATTGGAAGCTTTAGATCATGAAGGAATTAATATTTCAAAACTAAGTGCTGTGTGTGGCCGAGGTGGGCTGCTTCGTCCAATAGAAGGTGGTACTTACGATGTAAACGATCAAATGCTAAAGGATTTGAGAAAAGGCTACTCTGGGCAGCATGCTTCAAACTTAGGTGGAATCATTGCCTATGAAATTGCCAGTGGATTAAATATACCGTCTTTCATTGTCGATCCGGTCGTAGTAGATGAATTAGACCCTATCGCTAGAATATCGGGTGTTCCAGAGATTGAACGTAAAAGTATATTCCATGCATTAAACCAAAAGGCTGTAGCTAGACGTGTAGCAAAGGATTTAGGAAAGCGTTATGAGGAACTTAATTTAATCGTTACTCATATGGGCGGTGGTATAACAGTTGGTGTACACAAGCTTGGACGTGTAATTGATGTAAATAACGGTCTTCATGGAGATGGACCTTTTAGCCCTGAACGTGCTGGTACAGTACCTGCAGGTGATCTAGTATCCCTATGCTTCTCTGGAGAATTTTACAGAGATGAAGTTATGAAAAAACTAGTCGGTCAAGGTGGACTCGTAGGTTATCTTGGAACGAATGATGCGATTAGTGTTGAAAAAATGATTGAATCAGGTAACGAAAAAGCGAAGCTTGTTTATGAAGCCATGGCATACCAGGTTGCAAAGGAAATCGGTTCAGCGGCTGCGGCTTTAGCAGGTAAAGTTGACGCCATCATCTTAACTGGAGGATTAGCTTATGGTAAGGGCTATGTATCGCTAATTACAGATCGAGTTAAATGGATTGCTGATGTGATTGTACAACCTGGTGAAAACGAATTACAAGCATTGGCAGAGGGAGCTCTGCGTGTGTTAAAAGGTGAAGAGAGAGCAAAGACCTATCCAGGCCTTGTAGATCAAACTGTCAAGGTATAAAGGTGAAGGAGAGATGAAGACATGGCAACTGAATATGATGTAGTCATACTTGGAGGCGGAACAGGCGGATACGTAGCAGCAATCCGTGCATCCCAATTAGGGAAGAAGGTAGCAATCGTTGAAAAAGGGAAGTTGGGTGGTACATGTCTACATAAAGGATGTATCCCAAGTAAGGCTCTCTTACGTAGTGCAGAAGTTTTTGCAACTGCTAAAAAAGGTGAAGAATTTGGTGTTATTGCTAAAGAAGTAGCACTAGATTTTACTAAAGTGCAAGAGAGAAAAGGGAAAATTGTAGAGCAACTCCACAAAGGTGTTCAACATCTAATGAAGCAAGGCAAAATTGATGTATACGAAGGACTAGGAAGGATTCTGGGACCATCTATTTTCTCTCCAATGCCTGGAACGATTTCGGTTGAAATGAACAATGGTGAAGATAATCAAATGCTTATTCCGAAGAATGTTGTCATTGCAACAGGATCACGACCTAGAACACTCCCAGGACTAGAAATAGATGGTGAATTTGTCCTGTCATCAGATGAAGCGCTAGAGCTTACAGAACTACCAAATTCAATCATTATTGTTGGTGGTGGAGTAATTGGAATTGAATGGGCATCAATGATGGCAGATTTCGGAGTCGAAGTAACGGTCATTGAATATGCTGATCGAATTATTCCAACCGAAGACAGAGAAATTTCAAAAGAAATGCAACGTTTAATGAAGAAAAAAGGTGTAAAGATTGTTACTAATGCAAAGGTCCTTTCTGAAACATTGGAAAAGGGGAATGGAGTAACAATAAAAGCTGAACATAAGGGTGAGCAAAAATCCTTTACAGCTGATAAAATCCTTGTTTCTGTTGGTCGTCAGGCAAACGTTGAAGGAATTGGTATAGAGAATACAGACATTCAAATTGATAGAGGATTTATTGTTACGAATGAATACTATCAAACAAAAGAATCACATATTTATGCAATTGGAGATGTAATCGGTGGTCTTCAATTGGCTCATGTAGCTTCTCATGAAGGAATCACAGCAGTCGAGCACATTGCTGGAGAAAAAACTCATCCAGTCGACCCGACTCTTGTTTCAAAATGTATTTATAGCAATCCTGAAGCCGCAAGCGTTGGTTTAACAGAAGATGAAGCAAAAGAAAAAGGTTATAAAGTTAAAATAGGTAAATTCTTATTTAAAGCAATCGGTAAGGCACTTGTATATGGTGAATCAGATGGATTTGTAAAGCTAGTTGTGGACGAAGAAACAGACGACTTATTAGGCGTTCATATGATTGGTCCACATGTTACAGATATGATTTCTGAAGCTGGATTAGCAAAAGTACTTGATGCAACACCATGGGAAATTGCACATACGATTCATCCACATCCAACTTTATCTGAAGCAATTGGTGAAGCTGCACTTGCTGTGGAAGGTAGAGCTATTCATTCATAATTGCAATCAAAGAAGGTAGGAACTCCTGCCTTCAATTACATACTAAATAGGGGGTATCAATATGGCTGAAAATCGTCATCAAGCCTTAGGTTTAAGTGATGAAAATGTTTTAGAAATGTATGAAACAATGCTACGTGCTCGAAAAATTGACGAGCGCATGTGGTTATTAAACCGTGCTGGAAAAATTCCATTCGTAATCTCTTGTCAAGGTCAGGAAGCTGCTCAAGTTGGAGCTGCTTTTGCACTTGATCGTGAGAAGGATTATGTATTGCCATACTATAGAGATATGGGAGTTGTCTTAACATTTGGAATGACGGCAAGGGATTTAATGTTGTCAGCTTTTGCAAAAGCTGAAGATCCTAACTCTGGTGGACGACAAATGCCGGGCCATTTTGGTCAAAAGAAAAACAGAATTGTAACTGGCTCATCACCAGTTACGACTCAAGTACCTCATGCAGTAGGTGTAGCACTAGGTGGAAGATTAGAAGGAAAAGACCTAGTAACATTTGTTACATTTGGTGAAGGGTCTTCTAACCAAGGGGATTTCCACGAGGGAGCAAACTATGCTGCAGTACACAAATTACCAGTTATCTTCATGTGTGAAAACAACAAGTACGCGATTTCTGTTCCATATGAAAAGCAAGTAGCGTGTGAGAAAATCTCAGACCGTGCAATCGGTTATGGAATGCCAGGTGTTACAGTTGATGGTAATGACATTCTAGAAGTTTACAAAGCCGTGAAAGAAGCAGCAGATCGCGGTCGCCGTGGTGAAGGACCTACCCTGGTTGAAACAGTATCATACCGCTTAACTGCCCATTCAAGTGATGACGATGATAGAATTTATCGTACAAAAGAAGAGGTAGAAGAAGCGAAGAAAAAAGATGGCTTATTCGCCTTTGAACTTTATCTTCAAGAAATTGGTTTATTAACTGAAGAAAAACTTAACGAAATTCAAAATAAGATTAAACAAGAAGTAGAAGAAGCAACAGACTACGCAGAAAATGCTCCATACGCAGAGCCAGAGCATGCATTAAAGCATGTATATGCTGAGTAAGAGGGGGAAATAAGATGCCAGTAATATCATATATTGATGCTGTAACAATGGCCATTCGTGAAGAAATGGAAAGAGATTCAAAGGTATTCACTTTAGGTGAAGATGTCGGACTTAAAGGTGGAGTTTTCAAAGCTACTCATGGTCTATATGACCAATTTGGTGAAGACCGTGTAATTGATACACCACTAGCAGAATCTGCAATCGCGGGTGTCGCAATTGGTGCTGCCATGTACGGAATGAGACCTATTGCTGAGATGCAATTTGCTGATTTTATTATGCCTGCGGTTAACCAAATTATCTCGGAAGCTGCGAGAATTCGTTATCGTTCAAACAATGACTGGACTTGTCCACTTGTTGTTCGAGCACCATATGGTGGTGGAGTTCACGGTGCATTATATCACTCTCAATCAGTAGAAGCGGTATTTGCAAATCAACCTGGTTTAAAGATTGTGATGCCTTCTACTCCTTATGATGTAAAAGGATTATTGAAAGCTGCCATTCGTGACGAAGATCCGGTATTATTCTTTGAACATAAGCGTGCTTATCGTTTAATTAAAGGTGAAGTTCCAACAGATGATTATGTATTACCGATTGGGAAAGCTGATGTAAAGCGTGAGGGTGAAGACGTTACGGTCATTACATACGGATTATGTGTCCACTTTGCGCTTCAAGCTGCTGAAAAACTTGCTAGCGACGGTATTTCTGTTCATGTATTAGATTTACGAACAGTTTATCCGCTTGATAAGGAAGCAATTATGGAAGCAGCATCAAAGACGGGTAAAGTACTGTTATTAACTGAGGATAATAAAGAAGGAAGTATTATGGGAGAAGTATCTGCGATTATCGCTGAGAATTGCCTATTTGATTTAGATGCACCAATTAAGCGCTTAGCAGGACCAGATGTACCGGCTATGCCTTATGCACCTACAATGGAAAAGTATTTCATGATGAATCCGGATAAAGTTGAAAAAGCATTACGTGAGCTTGCAGAATTTTAATTAAGTTACAGGGTAAAGGAGGTCATCTCGATTGGCTATTGAAAAAATTACAATGCCTCAACTCGGTGAAAGTGTGACCGAGGGAACAATTAGTAAATGGCTCGTGTCCCCAGGAGACAAAGTAAACAAGTATGATCCTATTGCAGAAGTAATGACAGATAAGGTAAATGCGGAAGTTCCATCTTCATTTACAGGAACAATTAAAGAACTAATTGCTGCTGAAGATGAAACACTGCCTGTCGGAGCTGTGGTTTGTACCATTGAAGTAGGTGGTGCAGAAAGTACATCTGCAAAAGAAGCACCTGTAGCTGAAGCTTCAGCTACGCCTGCAACAGCGGAAACAATTACACCTGCTGCAGATTTATCAAATAAGCGCCGTTATTCACCTGCAGTTCTTCGTTTAGCACAAGAAAATAATATTGACCTTGAGCAATTGACGGGAACCGGAGCTGGTGGTCGAATCACTCGTAAGGATGTACAAAAGGTACTGGAAACAGGTCAAATTCCTACGCCTGCTGTGAAGGCAGAAGCACCTGAAGTACAAAGCGCTCCAGTTGTAGAAACGCCTGTACCAACAGCACCAAGTAAGCCAGCAGCTGCTCCAGTCAACGTACCGACAATGCCTGGTGATATTGAAATTCCAGTATCGGGTGTGCGAAAAGCGATTGCAGCGAATATGCTACGCAGTAAGCATGAAGCACCACACGCTTGGACAATGGTAGAGGTAGATGTAACGAACCTTGTGAATTATCGAAATTCTATTAAAAATGAGTTTAAAACAAAAGAAGGCTTTAATTTAACGTTCTTCGCATTTTTCGTGAAAGCTGTTGCACAGGCATTAAAGGAATTCCCACAAATTAACTCAATGTGGGCTGGAGATAAGATTGTTCAAAAGAAAGATATTAACATCTCGATTGCAGTGGCAACAGATGAAGCATTGTTTGTACCAGTGATTAAACATGCAGATGAAAAGACCATCAAAGGAATTGCACGTGAAATCACAGAGCTTGCGAACAAAGTACGCGCTGGAAAGCTAAAATCAGATGAGATGCAAGGTGGTACCTTTACGGTTAATAACACAGGATCATTTGGTTCTGTTCAATCAATGGGAATTATTAATTACCCTCAAGCAGCCATTTTACAAGTTGAATCCATTGTAAAGCGTCCAGTTGTTATGGATGGTGGGATGATTGGAGTGCGCGATATGGTTAACCTTTGCTTATCATTAGACCATCGTGTTCTAGACGGGTTAGTTTGTGGACGTTTCCTTGCGAGAGTAAAAGAGATTCTAGAGAATACAACAAAAGATAATACATCAGTTTATTAATAGTTGTTTTGAAGAAAGCAGTTCGATTCTAAAAAGGAGTCGGACTGCTCTTCTTTATGCCTTTAAATGATAAAATACTCAACTTAAAATAAAACGAGGTAAACTAAAGAGAATATCAGCTTACCCCGAATATGGAATGATTCTATAATAGTTGAGCGGCGATTGCTCTCCCTGCCACCCGTCCAGAAAATAAACATCCACCAAGAAAGGTTCCTTCAAGTGCCCTGTACCCATGAACGCCTCCTCCTCCAAATCCGGAAGCTTCCCCAGCAGCAAATAAACCGGAAATCACCGAACCGTTCGAGTTAAGTACACGTCCAGATAAGTCAGTTTGAAGACCGCCTAATGTTTTCCTACTAACAATATGTAGCCGCACAGCAATGAGTGGTCCATTCTTTGGATCAAGTATCTTATGAGGTGAAGCTACTCTAATTAACTTATCACCAATATAAGACCTTGCTCCTCGTATAGCAGTTACTTGAAGATCTTTGTTAAATGTATTTTCCAATTGACGGTCTCTCGCTTGGATTTGACGTTCTATATCCGTAAAATTGAGCAAATTTGTAGTGGCTAATTGATTCATTTTTGTGACAAGCTCCTCCAGGTTATCCGCAATAACAAAATCTTCTCCCTTATCCAAAAACGCTTGAACAGGAGCAGCTGCACCTGGAAGGGCTCTGCCTAGCACTTTACGGATACTTTTGCCTGTGAGATCAGGATTTTGTTCGGATCCAGAAAGGGCAAATTCCTTCTCAATAATAGATTGAGTTAGAATAAACCAAGAATAATCATAGCCTGTCTTTTGTATCGCCTCCAATGTACTTAACGTATCAAAACCAGGATAATTTGGAGCAGTAAAGCGTTGACCTTTGGCATCAAGCCAAATCGATGAAGGACCAGGTAAAATTCTTATACCGTGATTGGACCATATCGGGTTCCAATTTTTAATTCCTTCAGTGTAGTGCCACATACGGTCCCGATTTACAATGCGTCCACCAGCATCCTCTGTTACGCCAAGCATCTTCCCATCAACATGTGCAGGAACACCAGATAGCATATGTTTTGGTGGTTCACCGTCGCTCTGGCCAGTTCTGGCGCACTAGCTCATGATTGCCACCAATTCCACCACTGGAAACGAGTACAGCTTGAGCTCGATACTCAAAGGTTCCCTGAATATCTCGATTGCTTTGCATACCACGTTCTAATGAGCATGATGCGAGGACGGAACCACCTACCCCCGCAATGCTATCTCCGTTTTTAATAAGTTTCTCCACACGATGACGTGGAAGGTACGTAATCAATCCCGTTTTCATATGCTCTCTT
This genomic interval carries:
- a CDS encoding 2-oxo acid dehydrogenase subunit E2, encoding MAIEKITMPQLGESVTEGTISKWLVSPGDKVNKYDPIAEVMTDKVNAEVPSSFTGTIKELIAAEDETLPVGAVVCTIEVGGAESTSAKEAPVAEASATPATAETITPAADLSNKRRYSPAVLRLAQENNIDLEQLTGTGAGGRITRKDVQKVLETGQIPTPAVKAEAPEVQSAPVVETPVPTAPSKPAAAPVNVPTMPGDIEIPVSGVRKAIAANMLRSKHEAPHAWTMVEVDVTNLVNYRNSIKNEFKTKEGFNLTFFAFFVKAVAQALKEFPQINSMWAGDKIVQKKDINISIAVATDEALFVPVIKHADEKTIKGIAREITELANKVRAGKLKSDEMQGGTFTVNNTGSFGSVQSMGIINYPQAAILQVESIVKRPVVMDGGMIGVRDMVNLCLSLDHRVLDGLVCGRFLARVKEILENTTKDNTSVY